The Euwallacea similis isolate ESF13 chromosome 18, ESF131.1, whole genome shotgun sequence genome contains a region encoding:
- the LOC136414644 gene encoding uncharacterized protein: MDLIICAFAFLILAERCLCQDYIYIDDIPIESYDHGDHQDNEMDLELLRTRRGRSPDSDPKEYFFRPTRSFDEARTFRLYQDAPRPQFHTSNIPISNRKRRSVKESSDPDESSIIGRVKNLGKPLEIGPLETGNLTEGVEKAESKLFVADKEVEINDFIRFRRSPLESVGEESRGASSDQERNLPNLDPLTEKLVMDPPDDINRESRGAKVEHWMKNVYPVSKGDEVAFNDNLPSSSDSIRAPRVHFVTQNFEDNRLAHSELRPYEREARARYFDRESERAFAPERVLAPERSLVSERALLPERGLPPRDLDREMTRDNPYRRRFRSYGPLTALREPERGYYRDEVQAASYDPRGDYRDYYRPRYDSQYRTRNDYTAAPMAKPSQKRIIYYATLPEVSRTPPNVNLRDRYRYEQYRYDDRYLNDPYRYRANYPKAARYEEENKAPYPVKVLTDVNVREVKKNPERRIYSEADRNRYAYNTPPYRAADG; the protein is encoded by the exons ATGGATCTAATAATTTGCGCATTTGCTTTTCTAATATTGGCTGAGAGATGTCTGTGCCAGGATTACATCTACATAGACGACATTCCAATTGAGAGCTATGACCATGGAGACCATCAGGATAACGAGATGGACTTAGAGCTGCTTCGCACCAGAAGAGGAAGATCTCCTGACAGCGATCCCAAAGAGTATTTCTTTAG ACCCACGAGGTCTTTCGATGAAGCTAGAACCTTCCGCCTGTACCAAGACGCTCCTAGACCGCAATTCCACACTAGCAACATTCCCATCAGCAACAGAAAAAGACGCAGCGTTAAAGAATCATCGGATCCAGACGAGAGTTCCATAATCGGAAGAGTGAAGAACTTGGGAAAACCATTAGAAATTGGTCCATTGGAAACTGGAAATCTGACGGAAGGTGTTGAGAAAGCTGAAAGCAAATTGTTCGTTGCAGACAAGGAGGTGGAAATTAATGATTTCATCAGGTTTCGGAGATCACCGCTTGAAAGTGTTGGTGAGGAATCTAGAGGGGCTTCCAGCGATCAAGAAAG GAACCTACCAAATCTTGACCCATTAACAGAAAAACTAGTAATGGATCCTCCAGACGACATAAATCGCGAATCTCGTGGGGCAAAAGTGGAGCATTGGATGAAAAATGTGTACCCTGTTAGCAAAGGGGATGAAGTGGCCTTCAATGATAACCTTCCTTCGTCTAGTGACAGTATCAGAGCACCGAGAGTTCATTTCGTCACCCAAAATTTCGAGGATAATCGACTAGCGCATTCGGAACTAAGACCTTACGAGAGAGAGGCGAGGGCTAGGTATTTTGATCGAGAATCTGAGAGGGCGTTCGCGCCTGAGAGGGTTTTAGCTCCTGAAAGATCTTTAGTTTCCGAAAGGGCTTTGCTTCCAGAGAGGGGGTTACCTCCAAGAGATCTAGACCGGGAGATGACTAGAGACAACCCCTATAGGAGAAGATTTAGGTCCTACGGGCCTCTCACTGCGCTCAGGGAGCCTGAGCGAGGCTATTACAG AGATGAAGTTCAAGCGGCTAGTTATGACCCCCGTGGTGACTACCGTGACTACTACCGCCCGAGATACGATAGTCAATATCGAACCCGTAACGACTATACTGCAGCCCCGATGGCAAAACCATCGCAAAAACGTATAATTTACTACGCAACCCTTCCAGAAGTGTCCCGAACTCCCCCCAATGTCAACCTTAGGGACCGTTACCGCTATGAACAGTATAGATACGATGATAGATATTTAAATGACCCCTATAGATACAGGGCTAACTACCCCAAAGCCGCCAGATATGAAGAAGAGAATAAGGCACCTTATCCGGTCAAAGTATTGACCGATGTCAATGTTAGAGAAGTCAAGAAAAATCCGGAAAGAAGGATTTATTCTGAAGCTGATAGGAATAGATATGCATATAACACTCCGCCCTATCGGGCGGCAGATGGGTAG
- the RpL17 gene encoding large ribosomal subunit protein uL22 has product MGRYAREPENAAKSCKARGSNLRVHFKNTCETANAIRKLPLKRAQAYLKNVIAMKECIPFRRFNGGVGRCAQAKQFGTTQGRWPKKSAEFLLQLLRNAESNADYSGLDVDRLIVDHIQVNRAACLRRRTYRAHGRINPYMSSPCHIELWLTEGEANPETPKKKAGEGSKRSKPAVA; this is encoded by the exons ATGGGCCGGTACGCTCGTGAACCCGAAAATGCTGCCAAATCCTGTAAAGCCCGAGGCTCCAACTTACGTGTCCACTTCAAG AACACATGTGAAACTGCTAACGCAATCAGGAAATTGCCTTTAAAAAGGGCACAAGCTTACCTCAAAAATGTGATTGCCATGAAGGAGTGCATTCCTTTCAGAAGATTCAATGGTGGGGTGGGAAGGTGCGCTCAGGCCAAACAATTTGGAACCACTCAGGGGCGTTGGCCAAAGAAATCTGCTGAATTCTTACTCCAACTTTTGAGGAATGCTGAGAGCAATGCTGACTACAGTGGCCTTGATGTAGACAGACTTATCGTTGATCATATTCAG GTTAATAGGGCAGCGTGTTTAAGACGTCGTACTTATCGTGCCCACGGTAGAATCAACCCATATATGTCATCACCTTGTCACATTGAGTTGTGGTTAACAGAAGGCGAAGCCAATCCAGAAACCCCCAAAAAGAAGGCGGGAGAAGGCAGTAAGAGGTCCAAACCCGCGGTGGCGTAA
- the LOC136414893 gene encoding uncharacterized protein — translation MPSNENEDSLNDETSLGLSCLLDFLPFEDDSLEFPFNDPFKPDSSKKDCAVINGDDKFLDNIIKSLLDSNDKLSEDSNDSVLEFDNFLDASMDNQEISVLGVNLNLQTDTVNTYFSDSCEFDFQFSEGGSDFIVNSSIDYVMDNPTIDTESRDIVSMFPHMNEEKNLRRRNLLYESTCPGLNSTNPEAKINVQFFKKRDHSYTNKTKQDEDKYFTCPIINCEKVYAKSSHLKAHLRRHSGEKPFVCNWQNCTWRFSRSDELARHKRSHSGIKPYKCELCEKAFSRSDHLAKHRKVHKKRMAQSGSYYIKKRARYS, via the coding sequence ATGCCATCGAATGAGAACGAAGACTCACTAAATGACGAAACTTCTTTGGGGCTGAGCTGCCTTCTAGACTTCCTCCCCTTCGAAGATGACTCCTTGGAGTTTCCTTTCAATGATCCTTTCAAGCCAGACAGCTCGAAGAAAGACTGCGCGGTTATTAATGGGGATGATAAGTTCCTGGACAACATAATAAAGAGTTTACTGGACAGCAATGACAAGCTATCTGAAGACTCAAACGATAGCGTTTTGGAGTTCGACAACTTCCTGGACGCTTCCATGGACAATCAGGAAATCTCAGTTCTGGGTGTAAATCTAAACTTGCAGACTGATACGGTTAACACGTACTTTAGTGACTCTTGTGAGTTCGACTTCCAGTTCTCTGAAGGGGGAAGTGACTTTATTGTGAACTCCTCCATAGATTACGTGATGGACAATCCCACAATTGATACTGAAAGTCGCGATATCGTCAGCATGTTTCCGCATATGAATGAGGAGAAAAACTTGAGAAGGCGCAATCTTCTGTATGAGAGCACTTGTCCAGGACTTAACTCCACAAACCCCGAAGCTAAGATTAAcgtgcaattttttaaaaaacgagATCATTCTTACACCAACAAAACCAAGCAAGACGAGGACAAATATTTCACTTGCCCCATAATCAACTGTGAAAAGGTCTACGCCAAATCTTCACACCTTAAGGCGCATCTAAGAAGGCATTCAGGTGAAAAACCTTTTGTGTGCAACTGGCAAAACTGTACTTGGAGGTTTTCAAGATCAGATGAACTTGCTCGGCATAAAAGGTCACATTCGGGAATCAAACCCTACAAATGCGAGTTGTGCGAAAAGGCATTTTCCAGGTCTGATCACCTCGCCAAGCATCGCAAGGTCCACAAAAAGAGGATGGCACAGAGCGGGAGCTATTATATCAAGAAGAGGGCGCGGTAtagttag